The following are encoded together in the Chthonomonadales bacterium genome:
- a CDS encoding phage portal protein, with the protein MTSVADLTAREAALGEMRRLERMRAAWQAYYGDSPAPLPVRPGAPDDNVRLNFARLIVDKGVSFLFGRGVGFELDGEARRSAAEAWLDRVWQANRKDTLLHRVAVNGGVCGHAWVRVRAGAAPGEPPRLLAVDPQTVSVRCAPDDWETPVEYRIEWHGVDPRDGGAVAFRQAIARAEGRGWSVVDQVSEGDRREWRTTRAERWPHDWPPLVGCQNLPAPNELWGMGDLEGDLLEVLAALSQAVSNVNRILRLHAHPRIWTAGFTPGPDFRTAPDAVTHMPAGATMQSLEMRTDLSSSLAFIASLQEAWHELARVPAVATGRLADIGRLSGVALQILYQPLLEKTETKRMLYGDLLAELNRRLLEMGGFGGDRRTALRWPDMVPADPRAEAEAALRHRELGVSEATLMERLGFDPGLEASKRAGTAPEGAGRR; encoded by the coding sequence ATGACGAGCGTTGCGGACCTGACCGCGCGCGAGGCGGCGCTTGGGGAGATGCGGCGGCTGGAGCGCATGCGCGCCGCCTGGCAGGCCTACTACGGCGACTCGCCGGCTCCGCTGCCGGTGCGGCCGGGCGCGCCGGACGACAACGTGCGGCTGAACTTCGCGCGCCTGATCGTGGATAAGGGTGTCTCGTTCCTCTTCGGGCGGGGCGTGGGCTTCGAGCTTGATGGCGAGGCCCGGCGCAGCGCCGCGGAGGCCTGGCTCGACCGGGTGTGGCAGGCGAACCGCAAGGACACGCTCCTGCACCGCGTCGCCGTGAACGGCGGGGTGTGCGGCCACGCCTGGGTGCGGGTCCGGGCAGGCGCGGCGCCGGGCGAGCCGCCGCGCCTGCTGGCAGTCGACCCGCAGACGGTGAGCGTGCGGTGCGCTCCGGACGACTGGGAGACTCCGGTGGAGTACCGCATCGAGTGGCACGGGGTAGACCCGCGCGACGGCGGCGCGGTGGCGTTTCGGCAGGCGATCGCGCGGGCGGAGGGGCGTGGTTGGAGCGTGGTGGACCAGGTGAGCGAGGGCGACCGGCGCGAGTGGCGCACGACGCGCGCGGAGCGGTGGCCGCACGACTGGCCGCCGCTGGTGGGCTGTCAGAACCTGCCCGCGCCCAACGAGCTCTGGGGCATGGGCGACCTGGAGGGCGACCTGCTGGAGGTGCTGGCCGCGCTGAGCCAGGCGGTGAGCAACGTCAATCGAATCCTGCGGCTGCACGCGCACCCGAGGATATGGACCGCCGGGTTTACTCCGGGGCCCGATTTCCGCACGGCGCCCGACGCTGTGACCCACATGCCGGCCGGGGCCACGATGCAGAGCCTGGAGATGCGCACCGACCTGTCCTCCTCGCTGGCATTCATCGCGTCGCTGCAGGAGGCCTGGCACGAGCTCGCTCGGGTGCCGGCCGTGGCCACCGGCCGGCTGGCCGACATCGGGCGGCTCTCCGGGGTCGCGCTGCAGATCCTCTACCAGCCCTTGCTGGAGAAGACGGAGACGAAGCGGATGCTCTACGGCGACCTGCTCGCGGAGCTGAACCGACGGCTTCTGGAGATGGGCGGATTCGGCGGCGACCGGCGCACGGCGCTGCGCTGGCCGGACATGGTGCCGGCCGACCCGCGGGCGGAGGCGGAGGCAGCGCTGCGGCACCGGGAGCTCGGGGTGAGCGAGGCGACCCTGATGGAGCGGTTGGGGTTCGACCCCGGCCTGGAGGCGAGCAAGCGCGCCGGGACGGCGCCCGAGGGCGCGGGGAGGCGGTGA
- a CDS encoding SGNH/GDSL hydrolase family protein, which produces MGDMASCELAVAGYGYGTNGGSWVGGTAVTGQFIVDVNNPIALPVELPDEERQPAALWQYVNGGVAGLLVRVMVLRPNDPQAPSSFTLCGHSDPFDNPPMRTVVDLRGRWHWMAGETQLTNGDLLGLHLAYPTPRDLKVAGAGQAGGARLLSAEWSTGPLSGMSTFGYDPLLALFVDTTRKRFEIAAAPGATARLPYFRSVPYFVVLDEVRQSDGGSLTFTFQGVRSTDTPAGTKADVVTAQTLVLDHGAIDQVTYGGVSVALSAGEAGGVFTFLVGLDPTAKAADLYYADLTRGQAGGSSAADVALTCHAVRAGGVRGARHPSDGGGNGDDLRWSRLAIASSGGAPSIGRVMVARRPWVGGVSSWSARYEGHMRRAHVAEALHDAAAGHFACPPCVVSVGIPGGRLALDTSTVTGFQRRFGAADGSTPGLHDLCELRGAVVFVEAGGAVNDLVSAASAEGNRPGPGFRQTLRDCLAAVTLIVRLAMANGNEVVIADAPPITLEVGGEECGYWYLSEARRRYNAALHALCAATGAVFVSTEAAVRDATPVLSHPAAGSPRTLEDRLRPDLRQDAAHLAAAGDAEVALRMARAYEGAGAAPESPGRGRMSIGL; this is translated from the coding sequence ATGGGCGATATGGCAAGCTGTGAGCTGGCGGTGGCCGGCTACGGGTACGGGACCAACGGCGGCTCCTGGGTAGGCGGCACGGCGGTGACCGGGCAGTTCATCGTGGACGTGAACAACCCGATCGCGCTGCCAGTTGAGCTGCCGGACGAGGAGCGGCAGCCGGCGGCGCTCTGGCAGTACGTGAACGGCGGCGTGGCCGGGCTGCTCGTGCGGGTGATGGTGCTGCGGCCCAACGACCCGCAGGCGCCGTCGTCGTTCACGCTCTGTGGGCACAGCGACCCGTTCGACAACCCACCGATGCGAACCGTGGTGGACCTTCGTGGTCGGTGGCACTGGATGGCAGGCGAGACGCAGTTGACGAACGGCGACCTGCTGGGCCTGCATCTGGCGTACCCGACGCCGCGGGACCTGAAGGTGGCGGGGGCGGGGCAGGCCGGTGGGGCCCGCCTGCTGTCCGCGGAGTGGTCGACGGGGCCGCTCTCGGGCATGTCCACGTTCGGCTACGACCCGCTGCTTGCGTTGTTCGTGGACACGACGCGCAAGCGCTTCGAGATCGCGGCGGCGCCCGGCGCGACGGCGCGGCTGCCCTACTTCCGGTCGGTCCCCTACTTCGTCGTGCTGGACGAAGTGCGCCAGTCGGACGGGGGGAGCCTGACGTTCACGTTCCAGGGAGTCCGGAGCACGGACACTCCGGCCGGCACGAAGGCCGACGTGGTGACGGCGCAGACGCTGGTGCTGGACCACGGCGCGATCGACCAGGTGACCTATGGCGGGGTGAGCGTTGCCCTGTCCGCGGGGGAGGCGGGCGGCGTCTTCACCTTCCTCGTCGGGCTGGACCCGACGGCGAAGGCGGCGGACCTCTACTACGCGGATCTCACGCGCGGTCAGGCGGGCGGCTCATCGGCGGCGGACGTGGCGCTGACTTGCCACGCGGTTCGCGCCGGCGGCGTACGCGGCGCGCGCCACCCCTCGGACGGCGGCGGGAACGGCGACGACCTCCGGTGGAGCCGACTCGCCATCGCCTCGAGCGGCGGCGCGCCCTCCATCGGGCGGGTGATGGTGGCGCGGCGGCCATGGGTGGGGGGCGTCTCGAGCTGGTCGGCACGCTACGAGGGGCACATGCGCCGGGCACACGTGGCGGAGGCGCTGCACGACGCGGCGGCGGGCCACTTCGCCTGCCCGCCGTGCGTGGTGTCGGTGGGCATTCCCGGCGGGCGGCTCGCGCTGGACACGAGCACCGTGACCGGCTTCCAGCGGCGCTTCGGGGCGGCGGACGGGTCGACGCCCGGCCTGCACGACCTGTGCGAGCTGCGCGGGGCAGTGGTGTTCGTGGAGGCCGGCGGGGCGGTGAACGACCTGGTGAGCGCGGCAAGCGCGGAGGGCAACCGCCCGGGGCCCGGGTTCCGGCAGACGCTTCGCGACTGCCTGGCCGCGGTCACGCTGATCGTGCGGCTGGCGATGGCCAACGGCAACGAGGTGGTGATCGCGGACGCGCCGCCGATCACTCTGGAAGTGGGTGGCGAGGAGTGCGGCTACTGGTACCTCTCGGAGGCGCGGCGGCGCTACAACGCGGCGCTGCATGCGCTGTGCGCGGCGACCGGCGCGGTGTTCGTGTCGACGGAGGCGGCGGTGCGCGACGCGACGCCGGTGCTGTCGCACCCGGCTGCGGGGAGCCCCCGGACACTGGAGGATCGGCTGCGGCCCGACCTTCGCCAGGACGCCGCGCACCTTGCCGCCGCGGGCGACGCGGAGGTGGCGCTCCGCATGGCGCGGGCCTACGAGGGCGCGGGCGCGGCGCCGGAGTCGCCGGGGCGGGGACGGATGTCGATCGGGCTGTGA
- a CDS encoding P22 coat protein - protein 5 domain protein, with protein sequence MGLESFIPEVWSARLLANLHKAQVYGQPAVTSMDYDGDIREFGDTVRINAIGPVSVSDYTRNTDIDAPETLDDSQTVLAIDQAKYFNFQIDDADRAQQRPRVMDAAMAEAAYAVSDAADQHIAALYSAIDAGSFVGSDASPKTGYDASDVYELLVDLKVILDERNVPTEGRFCVIPPFLHGYLLKDDRFVRAGTAATDRTLRNGEVGQAAGFRMLMSNNVPYAAGPARFKVIAGHPMGWTYASQIRKVEAYRPERRFADAVKGIHLYGAKVVRPTALACLVINAT encoded by the coding sequence ATGGGTCTGGAGAGCTTCATACCGGAGGTGTGGTCGGCGCGTCTGCTGGCCAACCTGCATAAGGCGCAGGTGTACGGCCAGCCCGCGGTGACGAGCATGGACTACGACGGCGACATCCGCGAGTTCGGAGACACGGTGCGCATCAACGCGATCGGCCCGGTGAGCGTGTCGGACTACACGCGCAACACCGACATCGACGCGCCGGAGACACTCGATGACTCGCAAACGGTGCTGGCCATCGACCAGGCGAAGTACTTCAACTTCCAGATCGACGACGCGGACCGGGCGCAGCAGCGGCCCAGGGTGATGGACGCGGCGATGGCCGAGGCGGCTTACGCCGTGTCGGACGCGGCGGACCAGCACATCGCCGCGCTCTACAGCGCGATCGACGCGGGCAGCTTCGTGGGAAGCGACGCCAGCCCCAAGACGGGCTACGACGCCTCCGACGTGTACGAGCTGCTGGTCGACTTGAAAGTGATCCTCGATGAGCGCAACGTGCCGACGGAGGGGCGCTTCTGCGTGATCCCGCCCTTCCTGCACGGCTACCTGCTGAAGGACGATCGGTTCGTGCGGGCGGGCACGGCGGCCACCGACCGCACTCTGCGCAACGGCGAGGTGGGCCAGGCGGCTGGCTTCCGAATGCTCATGAGCAACAACGTGCCCTACGCGGCCGGCCCGGCCAGGTTCAAGGTGATCGCGGGCCACCCGATGGGATGGACATACGCCAGCCAGATCCGCAAAGTGGAGGCCTACCGGCCGGAGCGACGGTTCGCCGACGCAGTGAAGGGTATCCACCTGTATGGGGCGAAGGTGGTGCGCCCGACGGCGCTGGCCTGCCTGGTGATCAACGCGACGTGA